The Lepidochelys kempii isolate rLepKem1 chromosome 11, rLepKem1.hap2, whole genome shotgun sequence DNA segment GTAACACAATGACAATATACTGTTACAaattgggggggttggggggcagcagGTAGTCAGACGCTGGTCTAGAATTTTTTCTACCTGAAGCACTGTAGTTCCTGGTTCTACCAAGACAGGCTGCCCATCAACGAACACCTCTATCAGGTTGCTGGCTGCTGTAGTGGTTGTACGCACTAAaagatacaagaaaaaaaaaacctgagaatTTAAGTTACTGCTAAATGGGATACGCAGTATTCTTGGTATCTTTATTCTAATTGGTTGACCAGAAAGGTTAACACCCAAACCTGTGCTCCAAAAGTATTTTATTAGTCAGTTGTCCACATACTGGAGGCTACTTTAATTAAGAAGTTGGCATGTAGATATCCTGGTGATGGGCACCATAAAAATCCATAGACAGGATTACTGCAGGCAAATTTCTTACATACTTACTAATGTTTTGACAGTTATGCCACCTATTATACCAGCTATTTCAAgaataaaccaaacaaaaaaaatataaccCTGATTTCCATTAGCTTATCTAAAATTCTTATTCCTCATTGCATCTCATCTAGCACAGTTGGCATTGCTATGTCTTCAACCATTATGAACTAGGATGCGATCAAAAGCTTATATTATTTCTTCAATTCTTCATTATTTCTTCAGCATGCCTATCAAAACTCTAGGCATATGATCATTATGTAAAAATACAACATTGCAATAATTAATGTAAGTTAACAATTTCAAAAACACcaccaaacaacaacaaagtggATATTGCCGAGGGCTGGTATCACTTGTGAAGCTCAGTGAGACATTAGTTCTAACATGAGAGAGGAAAAATACAGAGAATAGCTGATGgtcaatttttaaaagcaaattcaTGATAATTCATGTGTTTTCTTCTGCACTATCTTTCACACAAATTCACTGATAATTGCAGATTTAAGGTATAACATAGCTTTATCCCCcacaaaatggctttttaaatgcATGCCACATAAAATATTAAAGTGTGCTCTCTTTTTGCTTTGACAATTGCAATGTTTTTCATATGGCAAATTatggggattttaaaaaaaatacgtCGAAGTGGCTAATATAACACACCTGTAAACATTCAGCCATTCAGACTGCTTAAGTGGTTTAGAGTTTCTATATCTCTCCTGGAAAGTCAATCTCTAGATACTCCAGTGCATTGAGAGTGGTGTGGGGGAATGAGGGAAATTTTAAAGGACATTAGTACCAATCACAGTCAAGACATTCTTCTTTCACATGATTCAGTGTAGCTTTAAATGGGAGGGAGCCGCAGACAGGGCATTCTCCATGAAGGCCGGTTGGCTATGGAATTCACTTCCTATTGGGCTCTTACAAAGCCAGACTTGTTGTTACCTTCCAGCCATACCAAAAGTCCATTTTTTCTCCTCAATGCATTTGGAAAGCATGCAGGTTGAGGGGTACAAGGATTTTATTGTTATGTTTGTTGGCAAGTTAATGTTAATAATAAAGGGTAGTGTAGTATGAGCAACTTATTGAGGGATGTTTCACATTATTTAACATTGTTAACTTCAGGATATGTAAAAGCTTCCAAAGCCTAAGATGGGTGCTTAGTTATTTGTATTTATAAAAACAACTATAATAGCTAGTACAATCCAAACACCACCAGCAACAAGAGCACTATATAAAACCCAGAGAATGGTAGGAAATTTGTATAATAACCTCAATATACAATGCCTTCTTTACGTGCATTGTATCACTCTGTATAAGCAGGGAAAGGATTCTCATGCACTTGTGTATAAAATGCAGGCAGACTCACCACATCCTTTGGTGGACTGAGTGACACCAGCTAAGGCCCTGCGGACAGCAGGTAGTCGCAGCATGATGCTGAAAATTAATACAAGAGAAGTTAGTGGGTTAAATTTTAGCAATTAAGATCTATCCTGATATTTCTATGAAGGTGGAtaaaaatacataatttaaattaaatacaggcttattttttaaaaacaaatctatttaaaattaaatatgaagtTAACATCTATGTTAGGCctaaattatatattatattatgttgaaataatttaaattaaatacaaaaaatattaagcagtatCTTTGTGCCAAGTTTTAAAGACAGTCAACAACTGAACAGGTGGAAGTTAATGACTAAGCATcaggaaccagagtttgttgaagtgctaccCCAGCTTTTGACAACTGTGCCACcttctgcaggcacagaaagcacacatttttcatttcagtttgttcaGCTAGCTCAGTTTAATGACTAGTACACTCAAAGTTAAGAAAGCACCTGGAGGTTGTAAGAGCAGGcaagcttgttttccttttccaatcTATGACTAAATACTAGATGTGagaatgagatctactagttctaaaatcttgaaggacatggtgaccagaaacaatcagttcaattcactagcTACAGATAATACTTCGTTTAGTGAAGTTAgtattaaatgcaaaacatgttttgataaactttttctcttaaacaatattaaaatgtttttgtgccctgattttgaatttccatccaaatagagcgtaaacacacagagcaaaaaacaaaaacaaaacaaaaaaaatttagtAAGAAGTTAAGCGATATAACTGCTTAAATATGTGTGTTTAGATATAGCGTATTCCGCTGGATATCAAAAAGAAGCAACAAATTTAgagtaaaggctatatttagctGAAAATCAGCATGTTTTAACAGTTACCAACCAATAagaatcaactttttttttaataaaggaaagcaactaaaaaatgcaaatacaaaGCATGATTAAAATCGATGGATTTAAATCAAAATCTGcttactgatttaaatcatgattaaaaagggtgatttaaatcagctttaatttaaatcaaTCTGCCATGATTTCTCCAGATCTTAAATTTTTAATTTGTATGCGAGACTGTTCCATACAAATTACAAAAACTTTTGTATTATATGTCCAAAGCAATGTGTAGTGACAGGACCAAGAAttcttgagttctaatcctggctctgacaatgATTACCTCCatagccttgggcaaatcactcaagCTCAAATTTTCAAGTGCCCATTAATTCTGAGTGCCTAACTCAACACAGCCTAAGGCTAgagtttcagaggtgctgagcatccgcTTACGTCAACGAGAGTAAAATGTGAGTACTGCTCTTCTGAAAATTGTGccccaaaaactgaggcattcAAAGTTAGTGGACATTTTTGAACATGTGAGCCCAAGAGATTTAATACAGGTCACACTGTGAATCAATAGCAAGGATGCATAAAAAGCCAATGTCTCTTGATTTTCAGTCTTGTGCCCCCACCAACTGGTCAATGCTGGCTTCATATTCCAAACTAACAGGGAAGCTATCAAAATAAGAGTGTTTCCATTAGCATGCATGTCACTTTACAGAAAAAAGGTAGGATGACAAAATCTCTTCCATAAACCGCTCACAGACTAAAACAGATTACTTTAACAAAGGAAGAAATGacaaaagaataagaaaaaaagaaaggaaggggaaagaaaagactGCTCTTGGAAAAGCACTATTTGTAATTAATTGTTTCTgatgtgttgttgtttttaaactgaaCGTTTGTTTCTCCTTAGCGTCAGTCTGAATTGGGCTACCGCAGCTTCCTAAATACATATAAACATCTCATTGTATCACCCAACTACAAAATAGTTGGTCTGTAGTTTGGAGTGACTCACTACCCTCATAACAACACTATCCTCCAAAGCCAAGGAGTTTGAAAGTTGAATGAAGTCCATTCTTTTACGAAGAATGAAAGTTAAGAGAATTAGGACTTGGCTACATGGAATCACAGTCTGTggtaccatgtagacaagccctcagaagcTAAGCTATGAGACAAGATTCAAGTGATCATAGAAACTTGATAAAAAGAGTGAAGAGTATTTCAGAGTTAGAATGTAACCCATTTTATTTTTCCAAGGGTACAAAACACTGTTGCAGTACTAAAATGGACATTGTCCTCATGGCAGGTTCTATATTcaacttccttttttccccctcacataTTTGCAAGTCCATGGTATTCTTTGTTTTCTTGCCCCACAACAAAACACTTCAAAGTTgttttctaagccctggtctacgctatgaggttaggtcaaatttagccgtgttaggtcgattttataagcaatgcgtctacacaacccaCCCTGTTCCAaagacctaaagggctcttaaaatcgactgctgtactcttccctggcgaggggagtagtgctaaaaatcaaccttgctgggtcaaatttggggtagtgcggacgcaattcgacagtattggcctccgggagctattccagagtgctccaatgtgaccgctctggacagcgctttcaACTCTGacgcactagccaggtacacaggaaaagccccaggaaattttgaatttcatttcttgtttggtcAGCATagcaagctcagcagcacaggtgaccatgcagtctcaGAATctcaaacgagctccagcatggaccgaacgggagacactggatctgacagCTGTATGGGGAAAAGAATCTGTGCAGgacgaactccgatcaaaaaagaagaaatgctaatatatatgccaaaaatcgcacagggcatggtggagagaggctacaacagggacacacagcagtgctgcatggaagttaaggagctgaagcaagcctaccaaaagacaaaggaggcaaacggtcactctgGGTCAAAAcaccatacatgctgcttctatgatcaacTGCATGGCATTCTACGGGGGGACCCTaacactaccccaccactgtccgtggacacctgcaaggggggagtctcacgcgacagggaggaggattttgtggatgaggaagaggaagaggaggagaacgCGCAGAAGGCAAGCGgagaatccgttctccccagcagccaggaccttttcatcaccctgcaTCCAATACCCTCCCAGGGCGGGTTCCCGGACCccgaagccagagaaggcacctctggtgagtgcacatttataactacactacagggtttaaaagcaattgtgtttaatgtttgatttgttCTGAAGAATTGTGATGAATTCGCAGccaatacagctactggaaaagtctgttaaagtgtctggggatggagcgggaatcctccagggacatctccatgaagctctcctagaggtattctgaaagcctttgcagaaggtttctggggacggCTGCCTTATTTCGTTCTCCAcaaggtaggacactttaccacgccaagccagtagcaagtagtctggaatcatagcagcacaaagcatggcagcgaatggtcctgggtcaTTCAAGCAATGTTcggatttgcctcaacctcccaccccaccataaacgtctccccccttactctcacagatattatggagcacacagcaagtagcaataacaatgggaatgttggttgcgccgAGGTCTAACctgtcagcaaacagtgccagcgagcttttaaacatccaaaggcacattctaccaccattctgcacttgctcagcctatagttgaaccactccttactactgtccaggctgcctgtgtatggcttcatgagccatgggagcaaggggtagcaaatgggtccccaaggataactattggcatttcaatatccccaacagTAATTATCTGGTCtagaaagtaagtcccttcttgcagctgctcaaacagcctggagttcctaaagatgcgagcgtcatgcacctttcccggccatcccatgttgatgtcggtgaaatggcCCATGATCCACCCACGCTTGCCacaccattgagaagtatcccttttggtttatggACTTTTTGGCAAGGTGGTATGGTGCCAAgttagggatatgcattctgtctatagCCTCatcgcagttagggaaccccatcgccGAAAACCGTCCACTTTGTCCtccatgttgcccagagtcactacccttcttaatGGAAGTCTGTTGATTgccctgcaaacttggatcacaacagatcccacagtagatttacccactccaaattgattccccatggaccagtagcagtctgcattgcaagcttccacagagcaaTCGCTACTTGCTTCTTCACTGTCAGAGCAGCTGCCACTGAtcatcatcccatagctgcataacgatgcggtcccaccagtcagtgcttgtttccctggtCCAAAAGAGGCACTCAGCCGTGTCAAAGTGATGTGTGACTGTCGCCAGCAACTGTGAATTGCTCCGCTCTatggcttccagcagggctgcttgcatggCATCACATTGTTCTGTGCAGCGgctcctgtatcagctgtgtaAATACCGCAGGATAAGGCGCAAGGTGTTTGTAATActcacaacaacagtgtacagctgagtAGGGTCCATGCTTACCAtgatatggcatctgcacggatAACCCAAGTTTATGAAAAAGGCGCAAAAAAGGCTTGATTTGTTTGCCGTTGATTtcagagagggaggaagggaggtaagtgcatcatgggaggctaacGCCTTGTTTCCATAACCACCCGTgcaaatgttttggtcccataaggcattgcaaaCCCAACACAAAATTTCACTCTGCTacatgcactgtgggatagctaccaacaGCGCATTGATGCGagccctgctagtgaggatgcactccgccaacACAATGAGCAAAGTGGGGACACGGAAGATCGACTTGCTTAAATCAGAGGCTCAACATCAATTTACATAAaattgacttaactttgtagGCCTGAGAATCTTTCATCCCTAATCCCCATATTCTTGTGCCACGAGGTTAAAGGAACACTATTAACTATAATCCTAAAATAACGTTCTTAATATTTCTCCTTGTGCTATTAACCATAACTACTGATTGTTAAagctttgtttaataaattgtaattGTAAAACAAGATTTACTTTTCTTCATGTATGCTGTTTACTTTTGGCTTTTCACTCAGTTTGGTCATTGAGAACTCTTCCTTAAAATTAAATCAATTCTTTGTAATAagacctcaaaaaaaaaaaggatctctTGATCTTTCACAGTTGTAACCCTCACCTTACCATACAAAACCTCCACCTCTGCTTTTGTTTACTGACAAGCCTTGCTGAGTTATGTCCAGTAtacaccctgatcctgcaaaagctCATCTATGTAACCTCAACAAGACTATTCATAAGTGTAGAGTTAAGAATGGGTGTGAATCTTTGCAGGATAGCAGCTTTAGACTGTAAGCTACCTGAGGCAGAACCCTGTcatttgtgggtttttaaaaggGACACACACACTGTTACTGTCCAAAACTCTTGTCCTGTCAAGACTTTCCCGGCCTTATGCCCTACTACATACAACAGCGCACAACACCCCAGTAAGGGCCCTGGGTGCGGCTGGGGGATAAACAATGACAACGAGGGACCTGGATCAGGCCTGGGAATGCACAAGTTCTAGGGGTCAGGAGGAGACccgggctctgctcccagccggCCATGGCCCCGCTGGAGACCCTGGCCTCATGTGTCACTCGAGCACCTCTCTGGGACCCCCTTGACTGTAACCCCCCGCAGGCTCTCAgagcggccccgggggggggtgtCCCACCGGCGCTGCCCCCCAATCTCTCCGggcgccccctgggaccccccagGCAGCAGGCGGGGAAGAGTCTAGGGCTGGCTTATTTAACGCCACGAACCCCAGTGCGAGGCCTAACGGGCCAGGTCACCTGCTCGGCGCCAGCACAGACAAGGGCAGGCCCCCAAGCCGCAGCCGCCACCGGGACCGAGGGAGCCGGAGCCCGTGAAGGGCATCCACGGGACAGGGGGGAATCATCCCCcgccgcagccccagccccagccccgagcaGGGAACTTCGAACCCCGCGTCAGCACGGGGCCTGGCCCCGGGGCAGGAACACTCCTAACAAGCCGGCCGCGTTACCTCCTTGTACCGCggggaccagcagcagcagccgctgcACCGCTTGACTCTTCTCAACCAGAAAACGCTCCGCAGCTCTCTCACCTAGCTACTATGGCGGCCGCCTCGGCAACTTCCGTCACTCCCCGGCGGCACCTTCGGCCATTTCCGTCACTAGCGGCCTCGGCAACTTCCGTCGCCCCCCCGGCGGCACCTTCGGCCATTTCCGTCACTAGCGGCCTCGGCAACTTCCGTCGCCCCCCGGCGGCACCTTCGGCCATTTCCGTCACTAGCGGCCTCGGCAACTTCCGTCGCCCCCCCGGCGGCACCTTCGGCCATTTCCGTCACTAGCGGCCTCGGCAACTTCCGTCGCCCCCCGGCGGCACCTTCGGCCATTTCCGTCACTAGCGGCCTCGGCAACTTCCGTCGCCCCCCCGGCGGCACCTTCGGCCATTTCCGTCACTAGCGGCCTCGGCAACTTCCGTCGCCCCCCGGCGGTACCTTCGGCAATTTCCGTCGCTAGCGGCCTCGGCAACGTCCGTCACTCACGCCCTGGCGGTGACGACTTTCGAAAATTAGCCGCGGCGGAACCTCCCGGAACATCCTCATTATTAGCCGTTCACTACATTTCCGTCCTTCTAGTTTCATTTCCAATCCGCCCGGCTCCCTGTACTAGGtggtgtgtgtggcggggggagtTATTTCCAGGTGCTTCCCCGCGGAGGGATAATCTCACGCCAGCAACGGCGGTGTGGCGGAGGGATACAACGCACTCTATATAAAAGCTGCGCGGTGGAGCGGCACTCTCTTTCTGCGGCGGGTGCGAGTGGGGTGGTCTGTTTGTCTGTGTGCTGTACTGCCGCCATCATCATGGGCTTCGGGAACCTCAGATCCGCTGCCGGCCTCCGGCTCCTCAACGACTTCCTGGCCGACAAGAGCTACATCGAGGGGTGAGCGGCGCGGGGGGCAGCGGCGCGAGCCCCGTGCAGCGGCGCGCGACCCTCGGCGGTGGGGGGCGCAGCGAGCCCGCGCGCTCGGCGGTTGCCGGGCGGGCGAACGAACGAACGAACGGCCCCTCCCCCGCTAAACGCTGGGCACTGCTGCGACGCGGGGTGTCTCGAGCCGGCTTGCGTGTGGGGCGTTACTGGCCGCTGGCCCGCGCGGGCTGCgggcctgcccccactcccgAACGGCCGTTGAGCCCGTTGCCCCGTCAGGGTGGAAGCCCGAGGGTAATAaccgcagagccacctggccgccgTGCCGCTCCCCCGTCCCGGCCTGCGCCGCTGGTGGTTGCGGGATGGACGGGGGAACCTCTGCAGTGTGTGTAGTGTCCTTGTGATCCGGCTGCAGGGAAAGCTGGTCTTCGCTGTGACATTAGCTCGGGTATTGTCTCCAGCGCCAATCCCAGCCACAAGCAAAAGTCCTTAACGCCGGTGTGGGGGTAACTCTCGCTGGCCCGGCCCCTTGGGTGTCCTGCCCCAGGGCAGTGGTACTGTGGACATGGGCGTCTGAGGGCTGGGCAGTGTGGCCATTCTCCTTTGAGCCCGGCTAACCTGTGAGCAGCCATGAGTGTCTTCGGCAGGGAAGACCTAGCCAAGTGACTTGTTAAGCTGTAAGTTATTTCTCACGCAACTTCTGTTATACCTGGTACATTACAAAAATCAGTTCGTTTTCCTATTGGAATGTGTTCTTTTCGATAGGTATGTGCCCTCTCAGGCTGACATTGCCGTTTTTGAAGCACTGTCTACGCCGCCTCCTGCTGACTTGTTCCATGCTGTCCGCTGGTACAACCACATTAAGTCATATGAAAAGCAAAAGGCAAGGTATGCTGAACTTAATGCACCAGACACCAATTTATATTTATAGGAGAGTAATTAAACATCATAAGCTTTGCAgtttccatttgatttttttgaacAAAGTCTGTTGTGTTTCGTTGGGATTGTAGCCAGCAGTTTACCTAGCTTTTCGTCTTAAATTTTGTTTGAGCCTCTTTGCTTTTGAAAAGTGTATGCTTGATAGCTCTGAACAAGGGAGTTCTTTATTTATCTATAGAACTAGTACAATGCAGGCAGGAGTGTAAACCTTCCACACTGTCTTGCTAATGTCAAGAAGCTAATTCTGTCTTCATACCCACTCAGTTGTTGGGATGGCTGCTTAAACTTCAACAAGGCACCATTTGTGGTGATGCTTTTATGTAgactgtggttctcaacccaccGGCTGCTTGTGGCCTCATCAGCACACAGTTGTGGCCCACATAAAAACAGTGAGAGCTGCAGATGCATCCCACAgcggtaaataggttgagaaccaccggTGTAGCCCCATAGCTCTAGGAGTTAGAATGACACTGACCTCATGTAGATTATCAGAATAGTAATTTAAAGTTGATACCACCTGGGCTAGATTTGAACCATACCCCAATACAAATTCCATACAATCAAGCCCCTGTAGATTTAAATTTGAAACTTGTATACGTACACAGCTTCTTTTTTTTGCCCAAAGTGTAGCTTGAGATAGGAATACTAATAAACAAAATGATCGACTATATATTGGGAGCCCTTTCATTCAAACAATCGTCCTGAAAGCTTAAACCAAATTAAATAGTGACCTGCAAAGaggcctgaaaataagggggaaatGTGAAAGCAAAtctattcttttctcttttagtgaatttagtgctcatgaaagttgCCGTATTGACAgccatggagactgaagtcctctagaAAAGGTACAGCATAGGCAGTGTCAGTGTATGCACCTTCACACTGCCTCACCATTGTGCCTCCACCCTGTTCTGGGGGGAGCCTCCTGTAGACTTGAGTGGTTCAGTCTCCTGACCTTTGGCTTTTTTGATGCTACCACTGATTTATACCACTTGAGGTGGTTTCTCTACTTGGAACTAGACTGAAGTTGTAAACTTACTTCACAAAGCTCACGAAAAATTCTGATATGGTAACTACATCTAACTAGTGCCAGTCTAACCAAATTCAAAGCAGAAGTGAATATAGAAGAGTGTAATCACTAAGGCTAGTATTCTGTCACTGCAGTTCATAAGAAATAGCAGTCTAATAAAAATGCAAATAGTCACAAATAGAAATAAAAGCTTAAAATAACAGACCACACTCTTATGGCTTTGGTAGCCACCATTAGAAAAAAGACAGCACAAAGTAAGTCCTAgttaaaagtaaacaaaatgagGTACTCTACCTTTGAGGAGGCTGTGGAAAACTGTAGGCTGAAGTATATATATTTTCAAGCAGTAGATGGAGCTATTTGACGTGTCTGGGATTCAGAAGTACAGTACTTAGTCCCAAACAGGTTCTGTTGGTTCTTCTGAAATAACATACAAACCTGCTTATGGTTATATGTTAGGTATTAGAAAAGCTAATTCTCAAACAGCTCCATAGCTTTTAGCACTCACTAAAACACCAAAATCACAGAATTAATTACTCTGTGACAAAGCTAGCTTTACTCATCACCATGCCTACTGAGCGGCTGTTAATCCTCCACCAAAAGCAAAGGTTTTCAAGGAAGCATTTGGGTGGAAAGTAGGGAACTTTACTTTGTTAATGAGACACAGTATATTGTTAATTATAACTTGTTTCAACAACCACTAATCTTTCTCTGAGGATATATTCTGTAACATCTCTGCACAttgaaaagaaaagcaaaacttATCAAAGCACCCAGGGGCAACATTCCAGACAAGTGCTTCATTTTGGTTGGCTGCTGCTAAGTGGTATACTGTAGGAAATGCTGTTAGCAAGGACAAAAACAGTATGCCATTTAGCTGCCTATGCACATGGGATTCACTATAATAATTGTCGCAGCTGTGCTGTGAGTGCGCTTTTGGGATTGTTCTGGTGTTTCACTTTTGAAACTCTAGTGTACTTCATTGCTACCACAAGTAATTGTTACTGTAGGTTCACTGATCTTAAAAATGTTAGTATCTGAAATTAGGAGTATATTCATTTTAAACTAATATTATTTTGCCACTTCTTTAGTTTGCCAGGAGTAAAGAAGGCTTTGGGGAAATATGGTCCTGCTGATGTTGAAGACTCCACAGGTGCAACCACAGACAGCAAAGATGATGATGACATTGATCTCTTTGGATCTGATGAGGAGGAGGTACTGAGATATTTTTTCTTAAGAAATAGATttgtgaatttgtttttttttttgtttttaaaagatcatAATTTGATTGAAATACTCCAGAAATTTATTATCAGAGCCCTGAAATGCATCTGACTTTGCATGATAAACAGGAAAGAACCTGTGAGGAGATAAATAGCTAATGGGGTACTGACAAACATATTACTGTAATAGGTATGAACTCTACTGGAGCAGTAGTAAAAATTAAACTGAGGAAAAGCATTTTACTCATGGAAATTTGCATAGGAAATGAGGGGAAATCTCTTGTAAGCTGTTGACCTGATCTGTAAAGGACTCTGGTCttcagagtgattttttttacatGGTTTAAACTTCTAAAgtagaaagcatttttcataTGTCCATTGGATCAACAGGAATGTCCATGGGCAAGACTAAATATAGAGTAAAATTTTCAGTAacctaaatgacttaggcacttagaaaTCTGTCTCAGATGCTcatgaaaattttacccatagtcTGCCAAGTGCTCAGTACCATCCATGTATTTAAGCTTTTTTTTCATTCCATTCTCATGCTAGTAATATTTTTGTTCTAAGGATACAGAAACATTTTTAGGTGACAGAAGCAACGAAGGAATCTTACTACAAAATTCTAGTAAACTTTTAATGGGCTTATTAAAGCAACAACTTAAGATCACATTTAAGTTAAATTGTTTTCCTAGTCTGTTGGAGTattagaaaaaatgcttaaatgaTAAGTACAGACCCCACTCTTGTGTATTGCAAGCTATGCTCAGCCTTTGTCACATAAAGATGGTAGGAGTTTTGTGAACTTCTAGCAAGTTTGCATGAAGTGCCTATTTTTAACTAACTGGTTACATGATGAATAAAACCAAATCACCATCTTTCGGCTGATCTTGTGATGATTTGTTTTTATCTGACTAAAAGCCAGTCTACTTTTAATAGTGGATAAAGAATGTCTGTCTTTGCCTTGTTGTGAatctcttttttctctttcaggAAAGTGAAGAATCAAAGAGACTGAGAGAAGAGCGTCTTGCTCAATATGAATCTAAGAAGTCCAAAAGTATGTCCGGTAGCTTTTTTTTAATAGCCTGTTCTATGCACTTGAGTTGCAATATGCATGGGAGACAGGAAAATCCCTTCCTACCCTCCCAA contains these protein-coding regions:
- the EEF1B2 gene encoding elongation factor 1-beta is translated as MGFGNLRSAAGLRLLNDFLADKSYIEGYVPSQADIAVFEALSTPPPADLFHAVRWYNHIKSYEKQKASLPGVKKALGKYGPADVEDSTGATTDSKDDDDIDLFGSDEEEESEESKRLREERLAQYESKKSKKPTLIAKSSILLDVKPWDDETDMAKLEECVRSIQADGLVWGSSKLVPVGYGIKKLQIQCVVEDDKVGTDMLEEKITAFEDYVQSMDVAAFNKI